A window of Anaerolineae bacterium genomic DNA:
TCGGCCAGATTCCGGTAGAAGGGGTTGCTCTGGGTGGAAACCGACAGCCCCAGTAGAACTGATTCCTGCGCTGCGGTGGCAGCGGGACCGGCCAGAGCGGTCAGCAGGAGCACAATGACAATGATCAACCCTAAATGTCGTGAGTGAAACATAGGTTCCCCCTTCGGCTGTAAGAATCGGTTTTTTAGTCGCACTCCCTGGGCGGGGTGGCATAAGACTAAAGTGGAGTGCTCAGACTGAGGCGTTCATGCGGCGCTGCTCGCACGAACCCGACGATCTACCAGGATAGCGATCAGGATGACGACACCCTTCGCTACGGGCTGGTAGTAGGCATTGACATTCAGCAGGTTGAGGCCGTTGGAGAGGATGCCGATGATCAGCGCGCCGATCAGCGTCCCGACGATGCCACCCCGGCCACCAGCCAAGCTGGTGCCTCCCAGAACGACCGCGGCGATGGCGTCCAGTTCGTCCCCTGAGCCGAGGTTGGGCTGGGCTGAGCCGAGTCTGCCGGTCAGGATCACCCCGGTGAGACCGGCCAGCAGACCGCTGATGGCATACGTGGCGGCTTTGATCAGGCGCACCCGCACACCCGACAGGCGCGCGGCTTCCTGGTTGCCGCCGATAGCGTAGACATAGCTGCCGAATGTCGTACGGTTAAGCACAAAATAGACGGCTACATACACCACGATCAGAATGACGATGGGGATCGGTAGAGGACCGATGACCCCCCGACCAAGGAAGCGAAAGTCGTTATCCATGGCCATAATGGGCGCGCCGTTCGTGTAGACCAGGGCGATGCCGCGCGCGATGGTCAATGTGCCCAGCGTGACGATAAATGGCGCAACATCGCCAACGGTGATGATCAGGCCGTT
This region includes:
- the rbsC gene encoding ribose ABC transporter permease (functions to transport ribose at high affinity; forms a complex with RbsA2C2B); protein product: MLPARLRTETRDWRRIGGSVAPIVVLILICLLLSLLTPRFLTSENLINVVRQSSLNAIVAAGMTLVILTGGIDLSVGSLLAVSSVFSAGTLAAGSSPLAAVLVGIAIGLAFGVANGLIITVGDVAPFIVTLGTLTIARGIALVYTNGAPIMAMDNDFRFLGRGVIGPLPIPIVILIVVYVAVYFVLNRTTFGSYVYAIGGNQEAARLSGVRVRLIKAATYAISGLLAGLTGVILTGRLGSAQPNLGSGDELDAIAAVVLGGTSLAGGRGGIVGTLIGALIIGILSNGLNLLNVNAYYQPVAKGVVILIAILVDRRVRASSAA